A stretch of bacterium DNA encodes these proteins:
- a CDS encoding lectin MOA-related protein, producing the protein MVISALRTWWRVARALRTPFVVSLDHWYYTMSMPDWRSQVANYLAELFMQPYLAELFDCDDFALCLKAAFSKSKVNGIGLVYGRYNRRWHWWNVVLDSGGLVLQLEPQTGTFFFRKRDYWPLLVVM; encoded by the coding sequence ATGGTCATATCAGCGCTGAGGACGTGGTGGCGCGTGGCCAGGGCCTTGAGGACCCCGTTCGTGGTGAGCCTCGACCACTGGTACTACACCATGTCGATGCCCGATTGGAGGTCCCAGGTTGCGAATTACCTCGCGGAGCTCTTCATGCAGCCGTATCTCGCGGAGCTCTTCGACTGCGACGACTTCGCCCTGTGCCTCAAGGCGGCATTCTCCAAGTCGAAGGTCAATGGCATCGGGCTCGTCTACGGTCGCTACAACCGGCGCTGGCACTGGTGGAACGTGGTCCTCGACAGCGGGGGGCTCGTGTTGCAGTTGGAGCCGCAGACTGGCACGTTCTTTTTCCGGAAGCGTGACTACTGGCCCTTGTTGGTCGTGATGTAG